DNA from Roseimicrobium sp. ORNL1:
GATTGAACAAGGTGGCCAGCGTGAAGTACGCCATGGCCACACCCACGGTCACATGAGCGATGGGAAACAGCTTGAAGATCCACGGGGCATTGTGCTCAAACATTGCGCCATACCAGAAGACCATGAAGCCATTCCAAGCGATGCAGAAGGGGATGAGGAAAAGCACGCTCCAGTTGAACCAGCGACGCTGAATGGTCAGTCCCAGAGCTCCCTCGTCCACCGTCAGTGCGGAGGGGAGGGGCACTGGTGGCCGAACGCGAGGAGAGGCGCCGCCCTGCGTGCTCCCGGCAGAGCCCGAGCCCGCAGTGGGCACCGTCGAGAGCGCACGGCAGTAGCTGCACCGGATGATGCCTGAGTCCCGGTCCCAGTCATCCGCCTTGAGCGGTGAGGCACAGTTGGGACACTTGAAGGCGACCGGTGCAGACATGTGGGGCCAGTTGTCAGGTTAGTTCTCGTCTCCGAACCACTTCTTCCGCAGTTCCAGGCCCACACCACGCTCGCTGAGGGCGAGCAGGGCACGATTGATGCGCTCGCGGTAGGGGCTGTCCTGCTGGAGGGCGAAGGCGTAGTTCTGACGATCAAACATGGTGCCCACGAGTTGCAGCTTGTCGTCCTGCAGCTTGTTGACGTTGTACTGCAGCATGGGGGCATCATACACCACGGCCTGCACTTTCTTCGCCTGGAGCGCCTGGATACATTCCGCCACATTGGCAAAGGACTGCACCTTGGCGCCGCGTGCATTGAGCCACCCTTCGGACGTGCTGCCCTTGATGGTGGCCACATTGCGTCCGGGAAGGTCGCCGGGGCCATTGATGTCACCCTTGAGGGTGTTGATGGTCATGGTGGTGGTGAAGGACGCCGTGAGGAGTGAAACCAGCACGATGCTCAGGAGCATCCACACAATGGCAATCAAACGGCCCGCTACACCCACCGGTCCCTTGTTGTCTGCGCCGCCGACGAGGAGCGTGCTGATGGTCCACCAGAAGGACTCCCACATGCCATGTGCATAGCTCTTGGGCCACATGTCCTCGTTCACCTTGTGCTCATACATCCACACCAGGTGGGAGATGATGAGCATGGCCAGTACCAAAAGGGCGAACATGCCAATGAGCTTCCAGTTGAAAAGATTTCCGGCGAGCTGGAAGAGCGTGTCGGTGAAGCTGCCGCCGCCACCGGCCACGAGGACCTGCAGACCGGACTCGTAGAAGGGTTGGGAGAAGTCGATGGTTTCTTCACGCTTGGAGGTCACGCTGAGTGCGCCCACACCCGCATCAGCGGATTTGTTTTGCAGGGCATCGATCATCTCCTGGGCGGTTCCGACGGTCTGCACCTCGTATTCCAGTCCGGCTTCGCGTGCGATCTGGTCCCACAGTTCCATGGCGTAGCCCACGCGCCTGCCATCCTGCTGAAAGGAGAACGGCTCAATGTCTCGTGAAACCACGCGGATTTTCTCGGCGTGAACGGGGAGGGTGAAAATGGCAAGAAA
Protein-coding regions in this window:
- a CDS encoding transporter substrate-binding domain-containing protein yields the protein MRWLSTLLAASFLAIFTLPVHAEKIRVVSRDIEPFSFQQDGRRVGYAMELWDQIAREAGLEYEVQTVGTAQEMIDALQNKSADAGVGALSVTSKREETIDFSQPFYESGLQVLVAGGGGSFTDTLFQLAGNLFNWKLIGMFALLVLAMLIISHLVWMYEHKVNEDMWPKSYAHGMWESFWWTISTLLVGGADNKGPVGVAGRLIAIVWMLLSIVLVSLLTASFTTTMTINTLKGDINGPGDLPGRNVATIKGSTSEGWLNARGAKVQSFANVAECIQALQAKKVQAVVYDAPMLQYNVNKLQDDKLQLVGTMFDRQNYAFALQQDSPYRERINRALLALSERGVGLELRKKWFGDEN